In Endozoicomonas sp. GU-1, one DNA window encodes the following:
- a CDS encoding O-antigen ligase family protein produces MQLPNLERLFINRYQTVTVTAYCVLAALPSLIFPHPIALLPLAVIPLGLLFILRKPFVVCLIFILFSFFRLHEVFPQLDPIKIPLLTALASYFVLAWHIFLTEKVKVYWRHEHTIFARFFGWVVLGIAFSSYPPAAFGAFTSVYMKIGIMVLAISWMMTEHWHFKLAHFMIICSGLAVGAVTLYNNANGIGMVEETRVTIPGTSLGDPNDLSLVLSFPMSYAVAYASTKGTGKFRTLLGLTGIIVFVSSIIATQSRGGLLATVAVFGIFGLRIIKSKLLLISIGSFALMILVAAAGISDRKSGGAAEDGIDESAMGRIHAWEAAFNMALRNPMTGVGLDLFLDNYWDYATHSRAEGKAHVTHSTWFQVMSESGFVGFGLFGFMIFTIFMSIMGSLKRLDRSKGTPEYDPHISAIAAGTYAGLVGFCVSGTFLSQGFLWPVYIITAISIAIANYTDNHY; encoded by the coding sequence ATGCAGCTACCCAACCTTGAGCGGCTGTTTATTAATCGCTACCAGACCGTAACTGTCACCGCCTACTGCGTACTTGCGGCACTGCCAAGTCTGATATTCCCACACCCGATAGCCTTGCTGCCGCTGGCAGTGATCCCATTGGGGCTGTTGTTTATCCTGCGCAAACCCTTTGTGGTTTGTCTGATTTTTATTCTCTTCTCTTTTTTCAGGCTTCATGAAGTATTTCCACAGCTGGACCCCATAAAGATTCCGCTATTAACAGCGCTGGCCTCATACTTTGTTCTGGCCTGGCATATTTTTCTGACCGAAAAGGTTAAGGTTTACTGGCGACACGAACATACCATTTTTGCTCGTTTTTTCGGCTGGGTTGTGCTTGGTATTGCATTTTCCAGCTATCCCCCTGCGGCTTTCGGTGCTTTTACCAGTGTGTATATGAAAATAGGTATCATGGTTTTGGCCATCTCGTGGATGATGACCGAGCACTGGCACTTCAAACTGGCGCACTTTATGATCATTTGTTCCGGCCTGGCAGTTGGCGCTGTCACCCTTTATAACAATGCCAATGGTATTGGCATGGTTGAGGAAACCCGTGTCACCATTCCAGGTACCAGCCTGGGTGATCCCAATGACCTGTCGCTGGTTCTCAGCTTTCCGATGAGTTATGCCGTTGCATACGCTTCCACCAAAGGTACCGGCAAGTTCAGAACGCTCCTTGGCCTGACCGGTATTATCGTCTTTGTTTCATCAATCATTGCTACTCAAAGCCGTGGAGGCTTACTGGCGACTGTTGCCGTATTTGGTATCTTTGGTCTTAGAATCATTAAATCGAAGCTACTGCTCATTAGCATTGGCAGTTTTGCTTTGATGATTCTGGTAGCTGCTGCCGGCATCAGTGATCGTAAATCCGGGGGGGCTGCTGAGGATGGCATTGATGAGTCAGCTATGGGACGCATCCATGCCTGGGAAGCAGCTTTCAACATGGCCCTGAGAAACCCGATGACGGGTGTTGGACTCGATCTCTTTCTGGATAATTACTGGGATTATGCAACCCACAGCCGGGCGGAGGGTAAGGCCCATGTTACTCACAGCACCTGGTTTCAGGTTATGTCAGAGTCTGGTTTTGTCGGTTTTGGCCTGTTCGGTTTTATGATTTTCACCATTTTTATGTCCATAATGGGCTCATTGAAAAGGCTGGACCGAAGTAAAGGTACACCAGAGTATGATCCCCATATCTCAGCCATTGCAGCAGGAACCTACGCTGGGCTGGTCGGCTTCTGTGTATCGGGAACCTTCTTAAGTCAGGGTTTTCTGTGGCCGGTCTACATCATCACCGCCATAAGTATTGCTATTGCTAATTACACAGATAACCATTATTAA
- a CDS encoding glycosyltransferase has protein sequence MTAPLVIAQIVQHLAPGGIETMALDIQRKARNPENVHIISLEGTQSEAIEQWPRLQGMERVHFLTKPPGLSLTTVTRLAKLLRQLNIDVVHTHHVGPLIYGGIAAKLAGCGHVHTEHDAWHLNQQKRRWLVAACFHLLKPTVAADAGLVAANIRQHIPLFTPAVVLNGIDTDKFQPADQKAARNKLNLPQDAAIIGCAARFTEVKSHDLLIHAFSRLPDSAHLALAGGGELEHVLRELTRRLNLEQRVHFLGVIDDMPGFYHAIDIFCLASKKRGLPLSPLEAQACQRVVVMTDVGGCREAVDPQSGILIKAGSAQALENALKTQLCSGINKEKQASARNFVVNHCNLERMISQYDDLYCGRPQ, from the coding sequence ATGACAGCGCCTCTCGTTATAGCACAGATAGTCCAGCACCTTGCCCCGGGCGGTATCGAGACAATGGCTTTGGACATACAGCGAAAAGCCAGAAACCCGGAAAATGTTCACATTATCAGTCTCGAAGGAACACAGTCTGAAGCGATTGAGCAATGGCCACGACTTCAGGGTATGGAAAGGGTTCACTTTCTGACCAAGCCTCCCGGATTGAGTCTCACGACAGTTACCAGGCTCGCAAAACTCTTACGACAACTTAACATTGATGTGGTTCATACCCACCATGTAGGCCCGCTTATCTATGGTGGCATCGCCGCGAAACTGGCCGGATGTGGCCATGTGCATACTGAGCACGACGCCTGGCATCTTAACCAGCAAAAACGACGCTGGCTGGTAGCGGCCTGCTTCCACCTGCTCAAACCGACCGTTGCCGCAGATGCAGGACTGGTTGCCGCCAACATTCGACAGCATATTCCGCTCTTTACACCAGCCGTGGTTCTTAATGGAATTGATACGGATAAATTCCAACCTGCAGACCAAAAAGCAGCCAGAAATAAACTGAACCTTCCCCAGGATGCCGCCATTATTGGTTGTGCGGCACGCTTTACCGAGGTTAAAAGCCATGACCTGTTGATTCATGCCTTTTCCAGACTACCCGACAGTGCACACCTCGCCCTTGCCGGTGGTGGCGAACTTGAACATGTGCTCAGAGAGCTAACCAGGCGGCTTAACCTGGAGCAACGGGTACACTTTCTGGGGGTCATTGATGATATGCCCGGTTTTTACCACGCTATTGATATTTTCTGTCTTGCCTCAAAAAAGAGAGGCCTGCCACTCTCACCGCTGGAAGCTCAGGCTTGCCAGAGAGTGGTTGTCATGACCGATGTAGGTGGCTGTCGTGAAGCGGTTGATCCACAGAGCGGTATCCTGATCAAGGCTGGAAGTGCACAGGCATTGGAAAACGCTCTCAAAACACAGCTCTGTTCAGGCATCAATAAAGAAAAACAGGCGTCGGCACGCAACTTTGTGGTTAACCATTGCAACCTGGAGAGAATGATCAGTCAATACGACGACCTGTACTGCGGGAGGCCACAATGA
- a CDS encoding acyltransferase — protein MLEHLKAKIKKRDSLAGKVLFPLLKSIQNIEVPVIRPIHGLLYHLHKVITGASGNLTRIFYWTPMLKSQLANNPGKLYLYDGMPLLLGPLIMTMGDQCRLSGHTTISGRASSQKSPELKVGNNVDISWQNEIFVGDRIEIGNNVRLAVKVRLVGYPGHPVDPVARARGEPDTDDQIGSIIIEDDAWLAAGVTVMGGVTIGAGTIVAAGSVVTKDLPSGVLAGGIPARVIKSLDLPSENSNG, from the coding sequence ATGCTAGAACACCTAAAGGCAAAAATAAAAAAAAGGGACTCTTTGGCAGGAAAGGTTCTTTTTCCTCTATTAAAATCTATTCAAAATATTGAAGTGCCGGTAATCAGACCGATTCACGGCTTACTGTATCACCTGCATAAAGTGATTACAGGTGCTTCCGGTAATTTGACTCGTATTTTCTATTGGACTCCGATGTTGAAATCCCAACTCGCCAACAACCCAGGAAAGCTCTATCTCTACGACGGTATGCCTCTTCTACTGGGACCATTAATAATGACTATGGGTGATCAATGCCGACTGTCTGGCCATACGACCATTAGTGGAAGAGCCTCTTCGCAGAAGAGCCCCGAATTGAAAGTTGGCAATAATGTAGACATTAGCTGGCAAAATGAAATTTTTGTCGGTGATCGTATTGAGATTGGTAATAACGTTCGGTTAGCCGTTAAAGTCAGGCTGGTTGGTTACCCCGGGCATCCTGTTGACCCGGTAGCCAGAGCCCGGGGAGAACCGGATACGGATGATCAGATTGGCAGCATTATCATCGAAGATGATGCATGGCTGGCAGCTGGAGTTACCGTTATGGGTGGCGTAACCATTGGAGCGGGAACCATTGTTGCTGCAGGCAGTGTTGTTACCAAAGATTTGCCTTCCGGTGTTCTTGCCGGGGGAATTCCAGCCAGAGTGATCAAATCACTGGATTTACCTTCGGAGAATAGCAATGGCTGA
- a CDS encoding glycosyltransferase has translation MADLIVFGEDWGGLPSSTQHLISHLMKRHRVIWVNSIGMRSPRLSLRDIKRVWQKMLAMLKRTGQPAPTPSKQIPAIIINPKVLPFHRFKQVRRLNRRLLMNDVNKAIEKEGFDKVILWLSLPTAVDMVGSLNEQASIYYCGDDFEGLDGVDHKMVKPLEQELAEKVDLILVVSKTLARKFTHPNTIILPHGVDYPLFSSPVARPRDLPENGPIAGFYGSISAWLDTDILVQSAIALPSWQFVFIGDIKTDVSSLQALPNVHFLGARPHDQLPSYIQHWNVAMLPFRNNKQIAACNPLKLREYLASGAPIASTSFPAAREYENLVAIQSPKEPFSRVILRANELRGEKAKRQNKVSTESWQHRATQLEALINHLSR, from the coding sequence ATGGCTGATCTCATTGTATTTGGAGAAGACTGGGGAGGCTTGCCCTCCAGCACCCAGCACCTGATCAGTCATTTAATGAAAAGACATCGGGTAATCTGGGTAAACTCCATTGGCATGAGGTCTCCACGGCTTTCTTTAAGGGATATAAAAAGAGTCTGGCAAAAGATGCTGGCCATGCTTAAGCGTACTGGTCAACCTGCACCAACGCCCTCAAAGCAAATACCCGCCATTATCATCAACCCTAAAGTTCTTCCTTTTCACCGGTTCAAACAGGTTCGTCGACTGAACAGACGACTTTTAATGAATGACGTTAACAAAGCAATAGAGAAGGAAGGATTTGACAAGGTTATTCTCTGGCTCTCACTGCCCACTGCCGTAGACATGGTGGGCAGCTTGAATGAACAGGCCTCTATCTACTACTGTGGTGATGATTTTGAAGGTCTTGATGGCGTGGATCATAAAATGGTCAAGCCATTAGAACAGGAACTGGCTGAAAAGGTTGACCTGATTCTTGTCGTCAGCAAAACGCTGGCCAGGAAGTTTACTCATCCCAACACCATTATTCTGCCGCACGGCGTTGATTACCCGCTGTTTTCATCACCGGTAGCCAGACCCCGTGATCTTCCGGAAAATGGTCCCATTGCCGGTTTCTACGGCAGTATTTCTGCCTGGCTGGATACAGATATACTGGTTCAATCCGCCATTGCCCTACCCAGCTGGCAATTTGTTTTTATTGGCGATATTAAAACCGACGTATCATCCCTTCAGGCTCTGCCAAATGTACACTTTCTGGGAGCCAGGCCCCATGATCAACTGCCCTCCTATATTCAGCACTGGAATGTAGCCATGCTGCCCTTTCGTAACAACAAGCAGATAGCGGCCTGCAATCCCCTGAAGTTGAGAGAATACCTTGCATCAGGTGCTCCCATCGCGTCCACTTCTTTTCCAGCAGCGAGAGAATATGAAAATCTCGTTGCCATTCAGTCACCTAAAGAGCCATTTTCCAGAGTAATTTTGAGGGCAAATGAACTGAGAGGAGAGAAAGCCAAGAGGCAGAACAAGGTCTCAACCGAATCATGGCAACACAGAGCCACTCAGTTAGAAGCACTGATCAACCACTTATCACGTTAA
- the sctC gene encoding type III secretion system outer membrane ring subunit SctC, translating into MGFIRNTLIILSLLLAITFQALANWSSEEPQTRKHLVRPNETLEVIAGSYGFEVNELARYNKLDTTQALRVGQIIYFPSDIVSEQPDRPSAEPGRALDARVFPDSAGEAVSWGRPLDARAYPRPDGSPVDAERARLMPYINDGQLSGKGASFSQYGSQTHYAATSDFDYNFAQKDDRQQVNQASNNLYMMQNNSPSGSGMVLSAEDAIQDAIDDFEGTIGDDESPALAAFGARPYAYFGNGDSLKEVLQNFAGSYYMPSIIADTVVGEVNGKIGPMTPVDFLDHLANIYGFIWYFDGHTLFVYDGSSSSQQIISLNYLPIKQLKKTLKKIGIWDGRFFWKEQPKEGLVFISGPPRYIELVSQTALLLDAKEGERQKSKLTVRTFPLKYAWATDKSFSFRGQQLTVPGVATILTRIIKGGGVAQVTKQGLPNPSVTPAESVSRSGEPGMKDGSESAGDSLNAGAEADEVYINADPRLNAIIVHDLESKMPMYEELVASLDKPTSQIEISVSIIDINTQDLRALGVDWSNSASSNDTKISFTPYPNAPTPNYTTIVSSALGSFNANLQLLADEGRVKIVSRPSILTLDNIEAILDNSSTFYVSVASNEDSELFPVTSGTVVQVTPRIVREEQGRRIHMTVNIQDGSGSQGTEDIGSKLPEVTNSSINTQAIISEQESLLIGGFYKEQDEAKLTKVPLLGDIPVLGHLFRAESKSKIKQVRLFLITPRIIGSTQT; encoded by the coding sequence ATGGGCTTTATAAGAAATACCCTGATAATCCTGTCCCTTTTACTGGCGATTACCTTCCAGGCGCTGGCGAACTGGTCATCTGAAGAGCCGCAAACCAGAAAACATTTAGTGCGTCCCAATGAGACTCTGGAAGTGATTGCCGGAAGCTACGGGTTTGAGGTAAATGAGCTTGCCCGCTATAACAAACTGGATACTACCCAGGCCTTACGGGTAGGTCAGATTATCTATTTTCCATCCGACATCGTATCGGAACAGCCTGACCGTCCTTCAGCTGAGCCGGGGAGAGCCTTGGATGCCAGAGTTTTTCCCGATTCAGCCGGGGAAGCTGTTTCCTGGGGGAGACCGCTGGATGCCAGGGCATATCCCAGGCCAGATGGCTCACCTGTTGATGCCGAAAGAGCACGACTAATGCCATATATTAACGATGGGCAACTGTCCGGGAAAGGGGCGAGTTTTTCCCAGTATGGTAGTCAAACTCATTATGCAGCCACATCTGATTTTGATTATAACTTTGCCCAGAAAGACGACCGTCAACAGGTAAATCAAGCTTCAAACAACCTCTACATGATGCAAAACAATTCACCATCCGGAAGTGGTATGGTTCTTTCTGCCGAGGATGCCATTCAGGATGCGATTGATGATTTTGAAGGTACCATTGGTGATGACGAATCACCTGCCCTGGCAGCGTTTGGTGCGCGCCCATATGCATATTTTGGTAATGGCGACAGCTTGAAGGAAGTATTGCAGAATTTTGCAGGTAGTTATTATATGCCATCCATCATAGCGGATACGGTGGTTGGAGAGGTTAATGGCAAGATTGGTCCTATGACCCCCGTTGATTTCCTGGATCATCTGGCCAATATCTATGGTTTTATCTGGTATTTTGATGGGCATACCCTGTTTGTTTATGATGGCAGCTCCTCCAGCCAGCAGATTATCAGCTTAAACTATTTACCAATAAAGCAGCTGAAGAAAACCCTGAAAAAGATTGGTATCTGGGACGGTCGCTTTTTCTGGAAGGAACAGCCGAAAGAGGGGCTTGTCTTTATTTCCGGGCCTCCCCGTTATATCGAGCTGGTGTCTCAGACAGCGCTGCTGCTTGATGCGAAAGAGGGGGAGCGTCAGAAGAGTAAACTGACGGTTCGCACTTTTCCGCTCAAATATGCCTGGGCAACCGATAAGTCATTCAGTTTCAGAGGTCAGCAACTGACAGTCCCTGGAGTCGCCACGATTCTGACCAGAATTATTAAAGGTGGCGGTGTAGCCCAGGTGACCAAACAGGGACTGCCTAACCCATCCGTGACTCCGGCAGAGAGTGTCAGCAGATCCGGTGAACCCGGCATGAAAGATGGCTCTGAATCAGCAGGAGACTCGCTGAATGCCGGTGCGGAAGCCGATGAAGTCTATATCAATGCTGATCCGCGACTGAATGCGATCATTGTGCATGATCTTGAATCCAAGATGCCAATGTATGAAGAACTGGTGGCTTCTCTTGATAAACCAACATCGCAGATAGAGATCAGTGTTTCAATTATTGATATCAATACACAGGACTTGAGAGCGCTTGGCGTTGACTGGAGTAATTCCGCCAGCTCAAATGATACCAAGATATCTTTTACGCCCTACCCAAATGCCCCGACGCCAAACTATACAACCATTGTCTCCAGTGCACTTGGCTCCTTTAATGCAAATTTACAGCTACTGGCTGACGAAGGGAGGGTCAAGATTGTATCAAGGCCGTCTATTCTGACACTCGACAACATAGAAGCCATTCTCGATAACAGCAGTACTTTCTATGTGTCGGTTGCCAGTAATGAGGACTCTGAACTATTCCCGGTGACCTCAGGCACAGTTGTTCAGGTTACCCCAAGAATTGTTCGTGAGGAGCAGGGCCGACGTATCCATATGACCGTCAATATTCAGGATGGTTCAGGAAGCCAGGGCACAGAAGACATCGGGAGTAAACTACCGGAAGTGACTAACAGCTCAATTAATACTCAGGCAATCATCAGTGAACAGGAGAGCCTGTTAATCGGTGGCTTCTATAAAGAGCAGGATGAAGCAAAGCTTACCAAAGTTCCGTTGCTGGGCGATATTCCGGTTCTTGGCCATTTGTTCCGTGCAGAGTCAAAGTCAAAGATCAAACAGGTACGTTTATTTCTGATAACACCACGCATCATAGGTTCAACACAAACCTGA
- a CDS encoding GumC family protein: MSSEILRNLFRLLSAAWRRRYTICVPILIMPVVGLIASFMVPKYYEAHTTILLQNTTELNPILEDFTISTNLEERQLALQILLKSRKVLKGVARAVGFIDYKSSEEQIDEAIDELSSALSIVFGGELVKIYYRSQNKTDIKELLTKVTQHFLTLVQAPQKSWQVASTQFLKDQVDSRHKELSDAELKLSEYKARFALELPELHKANVTRLAELRQLLMEKETELVGAKAAMEEFNGNLAQTNPVIGKLEERIINTRTTLSMLRSRYTEKHSKVQTLVRELDRLQAERQRMIAESSQLKTEDVQRLWNLASSTPSVSMDNPQGGQTTILASQLQAVQEAKAKVNSLQNEVKNIKDQTDQLQNKVQQFAEVERTLVELQRDFTIKQKLYDDFLNRYVMAKVAEDLSSYQESEQVKIIDEPFTPSSPNALPASLFIVAGVFAGLGIGTGLAAISEISDSTLRLQDSIERIAGVPVLARIPSMPTAPPVVYDPKKDWFDEGEVSS; the protein is encoded by the coding sequence GTGTCCAGTGAAATACTGAGAAACCTCTTTCGTCTTCTCAGCGCAGCGTGGCGACGTCGCTACACTATTTGTGTGCCTATTCTCATCATGCCGGTGGTTGGTTTGATTGCCAGTTTTATGGTCCCAAAATATTATGAAGCTCACACCACCATACTCCTTCAGAATACCACTGAGCTAAACCCGATTCTGGAAGACTTCACCATATCCACAAATCTGGAAGAACGGCAATTAGCGCTGCAAATACTCCTTAAGAGCCGCAAGGTATTAAAGGGTGTAGCCAGAGCCGTTGGGTTTATCGATTATAAGTCGTCTGAAGAGCAAATAGATGAAGCCATTGACGAACTCTCAAGTGCACTGTCCATCGTCTTCGGCGGTGAACTGGTCAAAATCTATTATCGGAGCCAGAACAAAACCGATATTAAAGAGCTGCTAACCAAAGTGACTCAACACTTCCTTACTCTGGTTCAGGCACCACAAAAATCGTGGCAGGTTGCCTCAACCCAGTTTCTCAAGGATCAGGTAGATAGCCGACATAAGGAGCTTTCTGACGCTGAGTTGAAACTATCTGAATACAAGGCAAGGTTCGCATTGGAACTTCCGGAACTCCATAAAGCGAACGTAACCAGACTAGCAGAGCTCCGCCAGCTGTTAATGGAAAAAGAGACAGAACTGGTCGGTGCCAAAGCGGCAATGGAAGAGTTCAATGGTAATCTGGCGCAAACCAACCCCGTTATCGGTAAACTTGAAGAACGAATTATTAACACCCGCACCACACTGAGTATGCTTCGCTCCCGCTATACAGAGAAGCACAGTAAGGTTCAGACACTGGTACGAGAGCTCGATAGGCTGCAAGCTGAACGCCAGCGAATGATTGCTGAAAGCAGTCAGTTAAAAACGGAAGATGTCCAACGTCTCTGGAACCTGGCGTCATCAACACCCTCTGTTTCAATGGATAACCCTCAGGGAGGTCAGACCACCATACTGGCCTCTCAGCTCCAGGCGGTTCAGGAGGCTAAAGCCAAAGTGAACAGCCTGCAAAATGAAGTAAAAAATATCAAAGATCAAACCGACCAGCTCCAGAATAAAGTGCAACAGTTTGCTGAAGTAGAGCGGACTCTCGTTGAACTGCAACGTGACTTTACTATTAAACAAAAACTTTATGATGATTTTCTTAATCGTTATGTCATGGCAAAAGTGGCGGAAGACCTGAGCTCTTATCAGGAATCAGAACAGGTTAAAATCATCGATGAACCTTTCACACCCAGCAGCCCTAATGCCCTTCCGGCTTCGTTATTTATTGTGGCAGGCGTCTTTGCCGGTCTGGGTATCGGTACAGGCCTGGCAGCAATTTCAGAAATATCTGATAGCACCTTACGGCTTCAAGACAGTATTGAACGAATTGCAGGCGTCCCCGTTCTGGCCAGGATACCGTCCATGCCCACAGCGCCACCTGTGGTTTACGACCCGAAAAAAGACTGGTTCGATGAGGGGGAGGTATCATCATGA
- a CDS encoding sugar transferase: MKESTYVHPLASMCKRLMDILIALAGLAITLPLFPFIALAIRLDSPGPIIYQQMRIGYQKENYIRLFMMKKFRTMRNDAESGTGPVWAQKNDPRITKVGNFLRKTRLDELPQLWNVLVGDMAIVGPRPERPGMYNKLETNIPFYSERTFDVVPGITGLAQVNMGYDETLNDVRNKVAYDHAYALALSSPWEWLKMDIYVMFKTIFVMVTGRGQ; encoded by the coding sequence ATGAAAGAGTCAACCTACGTCCATCCTCTCGCCTCAATGTGCAAACGATTAATGGATATTCTTATCGCCCTGGCCGGGCTAGCAATCACCCTGCCACTGTTTCCCTTTATCGCACTGGCCATTCGTCTTGATAGCCCCGGACCGATTATTTATCAACAGATGCGTATTGGCTATCAGAAGGAAAACTATATTCGCTTATTTATGATGAAAAAATTCAGGACCATGCGCAATGATGCCGAGTCAGGAACAGGCCCTGTCTGGGCTCAAAAAAATGACCCGAGAATTACCAAAGTGGGTAACTTCCTGAGAAAAACCCGTCTTGATGAATTGCCACAACTCTGGAATGTGCTGGTCGGTGATATGGCCATTGTTGGTCCCAGACCTGAACGACCAGGGATGTACAATAAGCTGGAAACGAACATTCCATTTTACAGCGAAAGAACGTTTGATGTTGTTCCCGGTATTACCGGCCTTGCCCAGGTCAACATGGGTTATGATGAAACATTGAATGATGTGAGAAATAAAGTTGCCTATGACCACGCCTACGCCCTGGCTCTGAGCAGCCCATGGGAATGGCTGAAAATGGATATTTACGTCATGTTCAAAACCATTTTTGTCATGGTAACCGGCAGGGGGCAGTAG
- the yvcK gene encoding uridine diphosphate-N-acetylglucosamine-binding protein YvcK has translation MYSVKTLYQCRRIVAIGGGHGLGRVMASLGFLGGHLSGVVATTDDGGSTGRLRDGSGCIAWGDLRNCLNQLCSDTPNLARILFEYRFKNSGDISGHNLGNLILLAMDQMCVRPLDAINLIRQMLQVGAELIPMSEEPARLGAIVDGQEVVGETTIDALEKCPEKLMILPAIQPTDEAVARIKESDMIILGPGSFMTSILPAILMPEVAESIGNSKALKVFVGNINQEVSAVGKMSISDKLSWMSDMTGVYPDVLLWPAENEPPEHLRCDIHTMPLADTHQPGVHSREALRQGLDEIAGVLFQQS, from the coding sequence ATGTATTCTGTCAAAACGCTTTATCAGTGTCGCCGGATTGTTGCCATCGGTGGTGGGCATGGCCTTGGTCGGGTCATGGCAAGCCTGGGTTTTCTCGGTGGGCACCTGTCAGGCGTTGTTGCAACTACGGATGATGGCGGGTCAACGGGACGACTCAGGGATGGCAGTGGCTGTATTGCCTGGGGAGATCTCAGGAATTGCCTTAACCAGCTGTGTTCGGATACCCCAAACCTTGCTCGGATTCTCTTTGAGTACCGCTTTAAAAATAGCGGTGATATCAGTGGGCACAACCTCGGTAACCTGATTTTACTGGCCATGGATCAAATGTGTGTTCGCCCACTGGATGCCATAAACCTGATTCGCCAGATGTTACAGGTCGGTGCAGAGTTGATACCCATGTCAGAAGAGCCTGCCCGCCTTGGTGCTATTGTGGATGGTCAGGAAGTGGTCGGTGAAACGACCATTGATGCTTTGGAGAAGTGCCCGGAGAAGTTGATGATTCTGCCTGCGATACAGCCGACGGATGAAGCAGTCGCCAGAATAAAAGAGTCCGATATGATTATTCTAGGGCCCGGTAGTTTTATGACCAGCATCTTACCGGCGATCTTGATGCCAGAGGTTGCAGAAAGTATTGGTAACAGCAAGGCCCTGAAAGTCTTTGTGGGTAACATTAATCAGGAAGTGTCGGCTGTTGGGAAAATGTCCATCAGCGATAAACTGTCATGGATGAGTGACATGACGGGCGTATATCCAGACGTGCTGTTGTGGCCTGCGGAGAATGAACCACCGGAACACCTGCGATGTGATATACACACCATGCCGTTGGCTGATACCCACCAGCCGGGCGTGCATAGTCGGGAGGCCTTAAGGCAAGGCCTGGATGAGATTGCCGGTGTTTTGTTTCAGCAGAGCTGA
- a CDS encoding glycosyltransferase, with product MIEWLALIIFFMAGVVVVYHHVGYPVALKLMTQGLENTRPNFYQRHHRITPLDHMLPSISLIMPAYNEAGTIQEKIRNLATLDYPDYKLKVILVCDGCTDGTAQLAKKTMAEPECNHLNLSVVEKPENGGKVAVLNEAISLSRCSVVALSDVSSLLSSDSLLIVAAHLSNENTGVICGSYHFLKSLSVGEQAYWQYQRSIKTRESSLGATLGVHGAFYAFRRELFDLIPADTINDDFTLPVQITMKGYQCLYDPRIIAMELEQACNEMDFQRRKRIAAGNIQQAIRHAGLLHPKFGKIAFNFFSGKFLRPFMPLFLFMVLASSALLSLSYPVFQIILAIQLGIYSITVFYIFRRSQPDHKKLRVLFYLVSGHLAMAIGLINYLSGQTKGQWKRITTET from the coding sequence ATGATCGAGTGGCTGGCCTTGATTATCTTCTTCATGGCAGGCGTGGTGGTTGTATATCACCATGTTGGTTATCCCGTCGCTCTGAAATTGATGACACAGGGACTGGAAAACACACGGCCCAACTTTTATCAACGACACCACCGCATTACGCCTCTTGATCACATGCTGCCAAGCATCAGTCTGATCATGCCCGCCTACAATGAAGCAGGCACTATTCAGGAAAAAATCAGAAACCTCGCTACCCTTGATTACCCGGACTATAAACTGAAAGTGATTCTGGTTTGCGATGGCTGTACGGATGGTACAGCCCAGCTGGCAAAGAAGACAATGGCCGAGCCTGAATGCAACCATCTGAACTTATCCGTAGTAGAGAAGCCTGAAAACGGTGGAAAAGTCGCTGTTTTGAATGAAGCCATCAGCCTCTCCCGTTGCAGCGTAGTTGCCCTCTCCGATGTGTCATCACTGTTATCAAGCGATAGTCTTTTAATCGTTGCGGCTCACTTAAGCAATGAAAACACCGGGGTCATTTGCGGTAGCTACCACTTTTTAAAATCACTCAGTGTTGGTGAACAGGCTTACTGGCAGTACCAGCGAAGCATTAAAACAAGAGAAAGCTCTCTGGGTGCAACCCTGGGGGTGCATGGTGCATTTTATGCCTTTCGCCGTGAGCTGTTTGACCTGATCCCCGCAGACACGATCAATGATGATTTCACCCTTCCGGTACAAATAACCATGAAGGGCTACCAATGTCTTTATGACCCGAGAATCATCGCCATGGAGCTGGAGCAGGCATGTAATGAAATGGATTTCCAACGAAGAAAACGAATTGCCGCCGGCAATATTCAACAGGCCATTCGTCACGCTGGCTTATTACACCCCAAGTTTGGAAAGATCGCTTTCAACTTTTTTTCCGGTAAGTTTCTACGTCCATTCATGCCGCTGTTCCTGTTTATGGTACTGGCATCTTCAGCATTACTGTCTCTGTCCTACCCTGTTTTTCAGATTATTCTGGCCATTCAGCTGGGCATTTACAGCATCACTGTCTTTTATATTTTCCGTCGCTCACAACCAGATCATAAGAAATTGAGAGTGCTTTTTTACCTGGTATCCGGGCACCTGGCCATGGCTATCGGTTTGATTAACTATCTTTCAGGCCAAACCAAAGGCCAATGGAAAAGAATAACGACTGAAACATAA